The Cheilinus undulatus linkage group 21, ASM1832078v1, whole genome shotgun sequence region tctctctacttttcagaattgatagttcctttccagctgtgtaagctgcccacaccataggcattAATGCAACCCCAcatcatcagagatgcaggctttagaactgtgcactTAACAACCAGGatggtctctctcctctttagtccaaaGGACACGGCGTGTGTGGTTTCCacaaaagaattttaaattttgatacatcagaccacagaacagttttccttttgCTCCAGTCCACTTTAAATGTGGTTTGGCCCAGAtaagacagcagtgtttcttgGTTGTGTTCATAAATGGTTTCTTCTTTGGTTGGTACAGTTTTAACTTTCATTTGTGGATGACAcggttgtttatgttctattgtgaataaaatataggttcatgtgttttacattgcattgcattctttttatttatttatttatttattttacacagcatcccaagTTTTTTTGAATTACAGTTGTATGCCAgattaggtgagattaggtAATAATCTATACCCTCAACCTGAAGGCACAGACAGAAAGGATATAATCCATGAACAGATTCATTGAGGAGTTGAACCATCTCTGAGAGGTTTCCGTCCAACTTTTTGATGACATCCTGAAACAGACCAAGAGCAGtaaacatataaaaaacaatcaattatTTATAGTatgttctgtctgttttttgcttgtttttgttgcctCCTTCATACCTCCATCTGTCTGAGGTGCAGACTCTCCATTTCCATGAAGCTGTTACAGAGTCGGTGGATCTCATCATTGCAGTGGCTGATCTTTTCCTTCATTAGGTCTAAGTCTGACAtctgctgcagctcctccaTCCTCTACAGAGACACATTTAGaacaaaagtctttaaaaagacTCAGGAAAAGTCTTTTATGATCCACAAAGCTCACCTGTTTATGTTGCTCCTCAAAGTCTGTTAGGACTTGTAAAGCTTCCTTCTGGTGGTCTTTCATAACCTTTGACTGAGCACTGGTGAAATCCTTCATCTCTTTCTCTATATGCTGACTTTCAGCCAGACTGACTTCAACTATCTGTGTGGACAGCTTCAGCATCTGTTGTTCAAATGTGAGTGAGGGGTTAAAGAATTCAACAGGAAGTTATTGATTAGTTTCAACACTTTTTACTGACTTCAGGTAATTTTACCAACTGTTAAAAGTTGCTGAAATGTTCAGAAAAATTGGGGTAATATTGATAGAAAATTCAAATGTATTCATCTATATCCTTGCTGTTGCTTTTTTGTACAGCTTGTCTGTcccatattgttttttttatttgatttttattaaaatgtagcatttaatttaatctcagttCATCATATTTCCCCTGGGGGTTTAACACCACTAATTTTAAACCTCAGAATGATGGTTATAGAAATCTAACACCAATTCTTGTTTTGGTACagcatgcaaaacaaaaatagaagtccaaGGCATCCATACAGggtaatttctttgttttcagtcaATGGAatttgcaggcaaactcctgcatacAGTCTGAAATGCACATAAACATTGATAGAtaactgtgtttttgtgcaattcagacagtgTGCAAGAGTTTGCCTGTAAGTGTTCATGGACTTATGCCTCCCCTATTCAATAGTCTTACAATATAGATATAGTTCATTTATGTTATGGTGCCCTTTTATACCAGAAATCATGAAAATAACCGACTgtagcattttaaaacacatagTATTAAAAGAAATAGCAATTTTCACAATCATGATTGCTTGCTTGATCATCTGGTGCCCAATTGGTGTCTAATTATCCTTTTTTCTATGCACTTATTGCCTATCTTGGTTAGTCAACTGCCTTacaaaaaggatgaaaaggATATTCTTCCATCTCTTCAGCCATTTCAGGCACGCAGTGTAACGTCTTTGCATTTGGATCAAAGTTGTGCAAGCTCTCAGACAGATAAGAGCCCTTCAGGAACACCAAAAAGTCATCctgtaagaaagaaaaaaaaccatGTTTTATCAGTATGTATCTATAGTATTAACAACTATAGTATTAACAATTAAAACTACTCAACCAAAATTACAATtcaggtttattgtgaaaatgtacagactttctgctgtttgcaatgaacaaatcaaacaaaagcaagTGAATAGCTCAACACAACAAATGATTCAAGTGGTTTCCCCAAATCCAACTGAAAATGCAGCTTATAATGACTTTTTCAGTCTCAAAATATTCAAACTCTTCATGGCAAGCATCTTTAGTGCTTAGTAGAGCGCCCTAAtgcttctatgacctgctgcaaacGAGATGCATCGCCAGAGACCAGCTTCTGAGGAATCTTAGCCTATTCCTCATGTGCAATGGCCTCCAGTTCAGTAACATTCTTCTTCTTTATGCTGCAACCGCCTTCTTCAAATCCTACCAGGTAATTTTTCTctggggttcaagtcaggcgACTGCGATGGCCGTTGTCAAATCTTCCAGGACTTCTTCTGCAACCAAGCCTTGGTGGAATCTGAGATAtgcttgggatcattgtcctgttggaagGTCCAGTGACGCCCAAGCTTTAGTTTCCTCACAGATGGCATGACGGTTCCTCCTAGGATTTCCTGATACTTCAATGAATCCACCTTGCCTTCCACACACTGGCATCATCGCCAGTCAGACTGCCATGCTTAACCGTGGGCACAGTGTTCTCTTCAGTGTATCCTCCATTCTTCTTTCTCCAGACATACCACTGATCCATcatgccaaaaagttccagttgtATTTCATCGCTCCGCATTTTTGAGTGAACttttcttgtgcttttgggTCAGTAGTGGTGTACGTCTAAGAGTTCTGGCATGGAAACTGTCTACATTCAGTAGGTGCCTTACTGTCTCACTGAAACCTCAGTCCCTGTTGCTACCAAGTTTTGCTGGAGGTCTTTTGCAATCACACGAGGATTTTTCCCAACCTGCCTTCTCAGATATGTGGTTGCAGCCATTGATGGCTTCCTTTCTCTGCCTCGTCCAGGTAGTGGAACCTCTGTTCCTTGTCAACTATGCTTCCAGTGGTGTCTCCAGAAACATTCAGAGCCTTTGCTATCTTTTTGTATCCTGTTCCTTGTCTGTAAAGGGCAATAATCTCTCTTCTTAactttttggaccattcttttGACTTCGTCGTATTTCTAACATGCAGTGAAAAGTGACACTCACAAACCCCTCATAGTTTAGGTATTTCATGTTCTAGCTCAAGCAAACCAGCTGACACTAATGAAGCCCCTGATTGGTTGCACTGAAACAATGCTGGTTATATTTGAGCTGTTGTAAGGGATTCTGTTaaggggttgaataattttggcTGGGGAAGTCATTATAAGGTGCATTTTCAGTTAAATTTAGGGAAACCACTTGAAGAATTAGATGTATTGAGGTATTTCtattgcttttgtttgatttgttcattgcaaaCAGCATAAAGTCTGtatattttcacaataaacTTGATTTGCAATGGTGGTTGAATAATTTGGATGGCAACGGtagagaaaaaaatcccaactATATCTCGCTGGTAAGGCTCCACCTCTTGCACCAACTGCAGCTCCTTCCTCATCAGAGTGGTGATATTCCACTTTCTAAAACCAGCTTGCACCACTGGGGAAGCAAGCAGAAGCTAGCAGTAGTCCATAATGATGCACTGAGGTTACTACTAAAGAGACCATGCACCATGGTGCAGTGCAAGAGTTGTTTGTAACTGCAGAAGTAAGACCTCTCCATTCTGTTTTAGGAAAGcttgtgcaaaaatgtgtgtgtgttcctTTGCATAAGTCTCGTGGCAGTGAAATTCCCCCAAACCCCCAAATTCCTGTTATATAGTGAATAAAactttgaattaattttttaaaaagcatgcatTAAGAGCTAATTGGGAGGAACTTTTTCAAGAACAAATTTTAGGTCACCTTGTCTGATATTTCGTAGACATCTTGAGCTTGTTTCTGCAGCTCCTCAAGTCTCAGTTTGTCAAGTGCAACATGGTACTTGACAGATGCTTCTGTTTtctgcacataaacacataTGGTCACTTTTATCTAACTTTTAAAATCTTCTGATTCAGGAGAAAATCATCAATAAATGACTCAATGAGGACAAACGCTTACTGTTTGTTTGTCAAGTAATTTGTTGTCTAGGTATGTCAAAGTTGGGAAGTAGGCAGCAATAAAAAGTTTGTAGTCATCTCCCTCGGAGGCAGGATTTCCAGACAGGATGAGAGTGTACAGTTTAAACTTCCTGAGGTACAGCACCTTTGAAATGCATTCACTTTGTGTAAATAAAGATATCCTGTAACTTTAAATACAGAAGTTAAACATTCAAAAGAGTAATTACATTGTCCAGCTGTCCAATGAGGTTGTTACCAATGCAGAAATGAGCGAGCGCCTCAACATTGTCCAAGTTTTCAATGACAGAAATCCTGTTGTTGGACAGATTCAGGACTTCAAGCTTCCGCAGAGACTCCAAACCTTCAATTTTTTCTAACTTGTTGAATGACAGATCTGTAAAGACACATGAGAGAATTTAATCAGTAGGGATGGCTAAAATAAGTGTGAAATGACAAGAAACATGGAGGTTTGTCTTACCAAGCCATGTCAGGTTTAACAGGCGGTCCAGACCTTCAATTTTCTCAATGTTGTTGTTGCTCAGATCGAGCCTGTTCAAGGATGTGAACTCCCACAAGCTATCAATCCTCAGgatttctgaatttaaaaagacaaaaccgCTCAAGTACAGAAACCCCCTTTCACAAGAGCTATATCTTTATCATTCTTACTTTTGAATGTCAGGCACAGTGTTCGAACTTTATTAAAGTGAATTCCCTCCTGATTTAATATGAGCTTGACCTCATGTTTAGCTTGTTTCATAACTGCCTGATTCAACATCTCTTCATCCATCAAAACAGGCATGGTTTCAAGGCAAGGACTGTTCATCCTGCTTCTCTGTGATTGAAGTAACACTTTGATTCTGTTTTCctcctgtcaaaataaaagagcagaTAATATTATTtccaaccccagttccaaaaatgttggggcgctgtgtaaaatgtaaatataaaccgAATGCAATaatttacaaatctcataaacccataattCATTCTCAGTAGAACATTAACGACATATCAGAAGTTAAAACtgtgacattttaccattttatgaacAATAtgaactcattttgaatttgatagcagcagcacatctaaaaaaaaatggtacagGGACATATTTACCATAGTGTGGCATCTTCTCTTCTTTTGACAACGGTCTGTAAATGCCTGGGAAGTAAGGAGACCAGTtttggtccctctcctcttagCATACATGGCTcttcaaaaagaatttcaaattttgattcatctgaccacagaagagttttccattttgcttcagtccatCTTAAATAAGCCTTGGTCCTGAGAAAATTGTGCCATTTCTAgactgtgttcacatatggGTTCTTCTTTGAATGATACAGccttaacttgcatttgtggaagGCACAGTTAACTGTGTTGGCTGAAAATGGTTTcttgaagtgttcctgagcccatacattgatttccagtacagaatcatgcctgtttttaatgcagcaccGCCTGAGAGCACGAAGTTAGGCCTTGTcgcttgcacacagagatttctccagattctctgaatcttttgtactgtagatggtgggatattcaaagtctttgcaatttgtCATTGAGGACCATTTTCTGAAATTGCGCCATAAATTCTAgatgcattttttaatattggtgaacctctgcccatctttacctctGAGAGACTGTGCCTCtcaaaaatgctctttttacATCCACttatgttactgacctgttgtcaATTAACATTATTAtagttgtaaaatgctcctcaggctttttttcattagtaccacttacttttcctgccttttgttgccctgtccccaCTTTTATGAGCTGTGTTGCttccatcaaattaaaaatgagctcaGTATTTCATGAAATTGTTAAATGCcttgtttcaacatctgatacgttgtttatgttcttCTGTTAATAAACTATGTGtgtatgagatttgcaaatctgttattctgttatttacattttacacagtgtcccaacttttggGGAACTAGGGAGGTAAATTAGCTATTACAGTACAAGGGGTTGGATATAATGGTTGCTTGACcatttttctgaattaaattttCGGTGGATGGCTTCatatttcaaaattatttaatcACAGTACAATATAATACATATGACGCGATTCATTCTTCAACAGAAGGTTCAGAGCATTTCCCAGTTTTGGATAAGTATGACTTTACCGGATAAACGTGTTAAACAATCATTAAATACTGTGCTACTACTGTTTTGcaatgcaaaacacaaaaaatgatcaatACACGCTTAATAACAAGGTGAAATCAGTAAATAGCCTCTTACCTCAGAATGCCACCTCAGTTGTTTACATCCTGTTACATAGCAACAAGCTGGCGGTAAGCTGCATTCAAGTACGTCTAAACTACTGAATTTATAAACCAATTTATctttgaaattaattttttcGACCCATCAAAATTCACAGTAGTAGCAAAAATCAAAGCAACGGTTTGCTAAGATACAACTAAGATGTTACGAAACGTCGTTGTCTATCGGTGTCAGTTTAAAACCCCGAAAAGACCAAGTAATGTGACTTCCAGCCTTAAACACGTGCATTTGATTGCTTTATCGAGAGGAAATACTCGTATATATATTTCTTATTGTTCATTAATGTCTTCCTACGCATAGATATTCTACTAATTTGCGCTAACATGCCAAAATACGTGTTCATATTAGTCAATAATTATGTTGAACATAGCTTTAGCTGCTTACTGTGATTGACATTGTTTACGTCCACACGTATGGGACGTTGTGTCTTTTTCGACCAATCGTGTTCAGCGGTGGGCGGGATATAGTAGTGCCGCCTCTGGGCCTCAGCCTCTGTCATTCTCGGGCGAGTAGTTTGTTGACAAGATGGAGTTCTTACTTGGCAATCCATACAGCACTCCTGTGGGCCAATGTATAGGTACGTTTTGGTTGAATTTATTAATTTGAGTCGTGGTACTTCCTCCGTTGTGTTtaacttaaatatttaaaggCGTAGAGTGTCACTACAGGGATTAACAGTACCCAGGGGTCGAGCCTACTAGCAAGCATCATTGAAGCAAACGTCATCTACTTGGAATGAGCTttaagctaatgttagccatcTAACCCACCTAATTATTAGTAGACTTTAATGAGAAATGTTAGCTACTTTGtctgaaataagaaataatgGCTTTGGTCGTGAAGCTACGTGGGTTAAAGTGGCTTGAAGAGCCCTTGTCATGGTGAGGTTAAATCTCAGTTAGTCATGAGCAGGGTTGAAAGAAGTATAACATTTTAAACTTCGATTTCACAGTTTAATAATTATTATAGGAAAAACGATAGCCTGTTATTTTCTACATCCGTGTTACAACAAAAACTTAAGTGTCCTGATAATGGGAACTTTCTTATTTTCAGTTGTCAGAAATGTCATGCAAAATCCTGTCTAAATTGCGCAGATAGCCAATGTTGGTGCTGAAATATTGAAACGTATTTTTCAGTGAAGAAAACGTTTAAGGATTTATACCCTTTCCTATACACATCTTATAAAATAGCTGTAGCGTCTAAAGCTTTGGTTGGCAGTTTTGGAATATGATTATTTTGTCTGGTACAGttttaatttcgtcaactaaaactatgactaaaaatatcaatgacctaattcaacagaggtccagccaactggtgctatggttaaaggttattgaaaattataagtcagaggatggatacaaaaaatatccAAGGCATTGAAAATCTacaagagttcagttaaattatCAAGAGATGAAAGGACTTAAAACTTTtaatggactttttttttaaactagactcaaactgtaatgtttaaaagtactaaaatgagactgaaacttaaagttgtttaatgttctttaaagatatattttcttgggcattttatacctttatttaaagaagaggACAGTAGATACAGTCAGTAAAATTTGATTATCTTGTATCATGaagcaaaaaagttgcaattaAAACTTCATTCAATGTCCCTCGCTAgctttggtatttttgttattatttcaaAACAACTATCAAAGTATGGAAAATTTCTACATCCTCAGTACTGAGCAATCATTAACCAAGCTTACTGGTCAGACCCACTGGTTTAAGCATTACATCTCAAGAGCTTGTCTTGTGGCTCTTATTCCTTTTGCAGAGGAGTTAGAAACAGTGCAGACCACATCcctttggtttggtttcacCTTTACATGCATTCTGCTTGTTTGCAAATCTGCTAAGAGATAAACAACTTTCAAAGAGTTCACAAAACCCTGACTATGCAGTGCCTTTATCATAACAGTATGGCAGAAATGAATTTAAGAGGGGTTTTCCCCctgcaaagatttttttttgttgtgtcttGGATGCAATATGCAAAAAAGAGATGCCAAATATTTTCACTACTTGCTCCCTTGCCTTTGGAGTAATTTGCAGAACATTTATGGacaaatttaaagccatttaaaaATTTGGCATCACTAAAAATGCAATTACAACATGTGATCTAGATTCAgaactgtatttattattactCCTTGtgtgctctgtgactcagttcTTTCTCACCTTTAACAGTAATTTAATTCTAAACTACAGCTATGctgttcttttctgttttttccaggTCTCGCTCTGTTAGATTCCAACCTCAAGGAACTTCCTGGTTAAACAAAGATTAAACACATAAGATTAAAAAGGGTTAAGTCTGGTTGCAACTATGCACTTTTATCTTGCTTAGTTTTCTTATGAATTTAAGAAAACCTACTAGGGACCTAGAAATGTTCTCTCTTGCGTACCtttacaaacaaacattttattttcattttaagtgtAAACAGTCCTTTAGATTTCAACTGTCATTTCCTGATCTTTTTCCCCCAGTGAAGCCCCTGCTCAGCAGATGTGCACATATAAATGCAGCAGCTTTCCCAGAGGGAAAATTCATCAcgtattttcttctgtatcAAAAAAGAACTAGCTTGTTTCATGAATATGGAGCGGTCCATCCATGTAGATCTAAGTAATCCTCATGGTTTGACCCACCATGTCCCCATCTTAAAAGAGTGGAGATTGCTTTAATCAAGTTTCCTAGAGCACTGTAAACAGTTTGGAGGAAGGACAAGTACGAGATTTAGAGGTCCTTTGCTATGACCTCTGGCCTTGAATGCTGCACGTCATCCAAGATGTCCATTCCTCTCACGCAGCATGTCAAGAATTTCATTCCAGAGAGTTCCTTCTAGGTTATGCATGCAGATGACTTTATTCAGCATAGTTTGGATTCacccatttcataaaaatagcAAAGCTTCTGCATCTCCATCCTGATCACCCCCTTTTAGATTGCTGCCCTGTTAAGGTCGTACAGTCAGATCTCTCTGTTgcagcatgactgtgcaccaaGGCAGCAGGGCAGCATCTGCTTACCTGAAACAATGACAGAGAAGATTGATGGAGGAGTCAGATAAAATCTGATTAGGGAGGAATGCATTGTGAAGAGCTTTATCGAGCTTTTTCATTTCCTGTATGTTATAGGAGAGTTCACATCCTGAATGAtgtatgcaaattttttttctatctttttcATGATTCAGCTTTATGGAAGAGACTCTTTACCTATGGTAGTTTATCTGctggttttcctctttttacagAATTAAATAAAGTGGCTTAGGTCTGTAGTACTTAGAGGTAAAGCAGCACAACAATTACATACACTGTAtggccaaaagtattcgctcacccaCCTTGACTCACATATAAACTTatgtgacatcccattcttaatccatagggtttaatatgacgtcgtccaccctttgcagctataacagcttcaactcttctgggagggctttccacaaggtttaggagtgtatttatgggaatttttgaccatttttccagaagctggacgagaaggcctggctctcagtcttcGCTCTAATtcattcatcccaaaggtgttctatcgggttgaggtcaggactctgtgcaggccagtcaagttcatccacaccaaactctctcatcatcagattgccagatagaGAAgtgcgattcatcactccagagaacacatctccactgctctagagtgcagtggcggcgtgctttacaccactgcgtctgacgctttgcattgcacttggtgatgtatggcttggatgcagctgctcggccatggaaacccgttccatgaagctctctacacactgttcttgagctaatctgaaggtcacatgaagtttggaggtctgtagcgattgactctgcagaaagttggcgacctctgcgcactatgtgcctcagcatccgctgaccccactccgtcattttacgtggcctaccacttggtggctgagttgctgtcattcccagtcgcttccactttgttataataccacctACAGCTGattgtggaatatttaggagcgaggaaatttcatgattGGACTTCTTGCGCAGGTGGCAttctatcacagtaccacgctggaattcactgagctcctcagagcgacccattctttcacaaatgtttgtagaaacagtctgaatgcctgggtgcttgattttacgCACCTGGAGGCAttgaagtgattggaacacctgatttcaattatttggatcggtgggtgaatacttttggcaatgtagtgtatGTCGTTAAACATTTACTGTCCTTGAACGATTGCCACAAAGAGTCCAAAAAATGTACACGCTATTGAATCACTTGTGCCAAATatagatccatccatccattttctaaactgcttatcccgtttggggtTTGAGTTGTAATATAAGCTGGTGTATACactggctgctggtggagctattagcttggatgtagctacatttTAATTAAACCACAGCcgaatttctttattaaaacaagagctaAGTCCAAGCCAATCGCTCCACCAGCAACCTTTGTACATACCAACTCACACAATCCCCCACCCTCCCACGTAACTCTTGCACACTCATGCCAAAGGaggttggcagaagagtgaaacatgttttctgtcagtATTTCAAAAGAAGTGTGATGCCAttatactgtagctacatccgggctaattgctacactggtggcagccatgaCTAACAGCTTCCAGTAAATCTTGACCCCACCTGTAGCAGCTGTCACGTTCTTAATGTCTGGCGCAAACGGTGCAAATTAAAagttttcaagatggatttgcctgatgacagacatggattctggcaaatccatcagctttgcaaggttaccaagTCGCTTCCATGACTTGAATGactgagaaaaattaaatgACATGTTTTCAGAATATAAACCAAAAATCAGAACTCAGACTTCCTgactttcttccttttttgaaTATCCCCTAATGTGTTTCTTTCTAAAAGAGAGTTTGGTTGTGCAACAGCTTATTCATAGTGACAGTAAAACTACTATTTCTGTGACTTAGAGGAGGGAATAGTTACTACGCTTAAAGCAGGATCAACTGACGTGTAAATTGTGTAGAGAAAGGAACAGTCTTAAAAGGACAAACGTGGAGAGATGAGGCTGGAGAGGGACAGAGATTTGTGTCTAAGTTGGCGGTGCGTGGCACAGCCTGCCACTGTTAAAGCCATGTGATGGACTGGCTTCACTGGTGTGGTGTCAATTCCCAGGAGTGGGAGGGGGTCGGGGTTGACACAGCACCATGAATGAATGCACTAAGCAGACTTTTAACTTCATTAGCAAGACTGTCATTGTACAGTGTCGTTTTAGCTCATTTCACATGAAGAGATCTGACTCTTTTCCCCATTAACCCCTTGCTCTGTCCACCATCGACCTTGCAATCTACTTGCAGGGATTACATGGGAAGTCACAGAGGCAGATGCTGGTTCTTCCAACTTATAGTTATTATACTTCATGTTGTTTTTGGTTTGAAAAATAGCCTATTTTTGGtagaatttaaatgaaaaaggtgcatgtctgtctgtttgtgtttgccAAGTCTGTGAGGAGCTGACCAGACACAGGGGGTAGAGTATGAATAAGTCATGTCTGTCAGGCCTGTACGATGCTGAGCTTCCCAAAGAACGGCAAAACGGCCCAGTGAGAGGCTCTTGGCCTGGGCATGACAGCCTGCTCGGTGGATCTGGGCTTCAGGGAGAGAAGCTCCTCCTGCACAAGCTCAAGATTCGTATGATGAGAAAATATTGAGTGTCACTCACAAGAAATCGGTCACAGCTCACCTCGGTTGTCTCATTTTCACTTAAAATCTCTCCCAACATGACTGCCAGTCTGACAGACATCAGCAGGCACAGAAATGATGGATCGATTCGGTGGAGGGGAGAGGAGTGTAGTGATGACTGGCAGTTCATCACATAGTCTGGATCATGTTATTCCCTGTCCACAGTCTTTTAACAGTACAAAGCAGCTCCCTCTCTCTTAGGGCTGGCTGAGCAGAAGTCGCACctttgcaacatttctgtataTAAGTGTTTCAAAGTgatcattattttaatgatcctTGGTATCGAATTGtacag contains the following coding sequences:
- the drc3 gene encoding dynein regulatory complex subunit 3; amino-acid sequence: MNSPCLETMPVLMDEEMLNQAVMKQAKHEVKLILNQEGIHFNKVRTLCLTFKKILRIDSLWEFTSLNRLDLSNNNIEKIEGLDRLLNLTWLDLSFNKLEKIEGLESLRKLEVLNLSNNRISVIENLDNVEALAHFCIGNNLIGQLDNVLYLRKFKLYTLILSGNPASEGDDYKLFIAAYFPTLTYLDNKLLDKQTKTEASVKYHVALDKLRLEELQKQAQDVYEISDKDDFLVFLKGSYLSESLHNFDPNAKTLHCVPEMAEEMEEYPFHPFSFEQQMLKLSTQIVEVSLAESQHIEKEMKDFTSAQSKVMKDHQKEALQVLTDFEEQHKQRMEELQQMSDLDLMKEKISHCNDEIHRLCNSFMEMESLHLRQMEDVIKKLDGNLSEMVQLLNESVHGLFSQCQDLEDSYYENMKKISFDTLEKGAKDMLEYNMLDDAENLLTDRDAVIDVLDTAHQNHLQRISDRETQLVTRVSAWKKAHLDRIQDEELDGNQTRLSDCNRYAEFLREQLEGFW